A single genomic interval of Prionailurus viverrinus isolate Anna chromosome A2, UM_Priviv_1.0, whole genome shotgun sequence harbors:
- the LOC125150055 gene encoding olfactory receptor 7D2, translating to MEVGNQTGILEFILLGFSEDPELQPFISGLFLSMFLITVLGNLLIILAICSDPHLHTPMYFFLSNLSLVDISFSSTIVPRMLVSIHTENKAISYMDCLTQVYFSMFFPILDTLLLTVMAYDRFVAICHPLHYMVIMNPPLCGLLVFVTWFIGVMTSLLHIFLMMHLRFCGDLKIPHFFCELTQILKLACSDTFLNRTLIYFMTGVLGVFPLVGILFSYSRIASSIRKMSSAGGRQKAFSTCGSHLSVVSLFYGTGVGVYFTSAVTHSPKKVSVASVMYTVVTPMLNPFIYSLRNKDVKGALGRLFSRVASCL from the coding sequence ATGGAAGTAGGAAACCAAACAGGAATTTTAGAGTTCATCCTCCTTGGGTTCTCTGAAGATCCAGAACTGCAGCCCTTCATATCTGGGCTGTTCCTGTCCATGTTCCTGATCACTGTGCTtgggaacctgctcatcatcctgGCCATCTGCTCTGACCCCCACCTCCAcacacccatgtacttcttcctctccaactTGTCCTTGGTCGACATCAGTTTCAGCTCCACCATCGTGCCCAGGATGCTGGTGAGCATCCACACAGAGAACAAAGCCATCTCTTATATGGACTGCCTCACTCAGGtctatttttccatgttttttcctATCCTGGACACTCTCCTCCTGACCGTGATGGCCTATGACCGGTTTGTGGCCATCTGCCACCCCCTGCACTACATGGTCATCATGAACCCACCCCTCTGTGGCCTGCTGGTTTTTGTTACCTGGTTTATTGGTGTCATGACCTCCCTTCTTCATATCTTTCTGATGATGCATCTGAGATTCTGTGGAGATCTCAAAATTCCACATTTCTTCTGTGAACTGACACAGATTCTCAAGTTGGCCTGCTCTGACACCTTCCTGAACCGCACATTGATATACTTTATGACTGGTGTGCTAGGTGTTTTTCCCCTTGTCGGGATCCTTTTCTCCTACTCACGAATTGCTTCATCCATAAGGAAGATGTCTTCAGCTGGGGGAAGGCAAAAAGCATTTTCCACCTGTGGCTCTCACCTCTCAgtggtttctttattttatggGACAGGTGTTGGAGTTTACTTCACTTCTGCAGTGACTCACTCCCCCAAGAAAGTCTCAGTGGCCTCGGTGATGTACACCGTGGTCACTCCTATGTtgaaccccttcatctacagcctgaggaacaagGATGTGAAGGGGGCACTGGGAAGGCTTTTCAGTAGAGTGGCTTCTTGTCTGTGA